In the genome of Candidatus Margulisiibacteriota bacterium, the window ATTGTTATCGAATGTATTCCCGGGAAAATCATTCCAGGGCTTCTGCCATTTATAGTCCAGTCAGATATGTTTTTTGCCTGGGCAGAAAAGACCTCTTCAGGCTCACTCTCACCAAGAACAAAATGGAAATCACTCGCTGCATTTGAATTCCTACTCCCATCGATTGAGCGCCAGAAGGAGATTCTTGAGGTTTTGGAGAAAACAAATGCCCAAATATCAAAACTTGATGAGGCCATTAAATCCATAGATATACTTAAGTCACAGTTAGAAAAAGAATTTTTCGGCAGTATAAGCATATCTATCAAAAACGATAGAGATAATAATCAAATAAAAATTGTTCCTATAAGTTATTGTTGTGAAATACAAACGGGAGGAACACCAAGTCGGGGAAGGACGGAATACTGGAATGGAAGTATTCACTGGATGAGCTCTGGGGAAATTAACAATATATATATCGAAAATACTGAGGAAAAAATTACTGAAAAAGGACTTAATAATTCTAATGTGAGAATGCTTCCTGTGGATTCAGTTCTAATTGCTATGAACGGACAAGGAAAAACCCGTGGATTGGTTGCGATGAATAAAATTCCTCTTACATGCAATCAGTCAATTGCTGCAATAATTTGCAGAAAAGATATCCTCTTCCCAGAGTATTTATTCCATTATTTAGGAAGCAAATATGAAGAAATCAGAGGGATTACAGGTGAAGGTAGAAATGGATTAAACCTTGGGCTTATTAAGAATTTTCTAATTCCCATTATTTCTTTAAATGAACAGTTAAAAATAGCAAGTACCTTTTATTCTATATTACAGAACAAAGCAACTCTATTTAATAAAAAAGAAAATGCAAAAAATATACTAATTAAAATAACTGATAAATTGATAACCTCACACTGAACCAGAAAAACAAAATGTGATATAAAAAAAGGTATAATGTTATATAATATACGCATGTATATAAGGAGATGAATTTTATGGCAACAGCAGAACAAATAAAATCTTTGATCAGGTCACATTTCGCTAGCCAACCTGAGCGGTTTTATACTATTGCTTTTCAAGTTGCTGCTCATGAAGCCAAACAAGGTCACATAGCTCTTGCTCATGATATCCGGGAAATTATTGATGCAGAAAGAAAAAAAAATGGGGCCAAGGTACTTTCTTTCCCTCAGGATTTACTAGGGTTAGTTCTTACTGAGCAACCTGAAGTTTCTAAGGTTTCTTTAGTAGTTCCCGAACAACTACAGAATCGCATTAATCAAATAATCCATGAATATCGTCAACAGAGCAAATTGAAATCTCATGGACTTAAGCATCGTCGTAAAATACTACTAATCGGTCCCCCTGGAACCGGAAAGACGATGACGGCAAAAGTGTTAGCAAAAGAATTGCATTTGGCGCTCCATACTATTCAGGTAGACCGCGTGGTTACAAAATTCATGGGCGAAAGCAGCGCAAAATTACGACAAATATTTGATTTAATGCAACAGGAGCATGGAGTATATCTTTTTGATGAATTTGATGCAATAGGTGGCGAACGTTCTAATGAAAACGATGTTGGAGAAATGCGTAGAGTTCTTAATGCGTTTTTGCAATTTATAGAACAAGATACCTCCGATAGCTTAATTGTTGCGGCAACCAATAACCCCAAGCTTTTAGATCAGGCATTATTTCGGAGGTTTGATGACGTGCTTTATTACACAGCACCAGATTCGAGCGAACGAAAAAGATTAATTGAAAATATTTTAGGTACCTTTAAAGAGAATAAATTATCTTGGAAAACAATTGTGTCCAAAAGTGAAGGATTAAGCCATGCGGAAGTTGATCTGGCTTGTCAGGATGCAATAAAAAAAGCAATTCTTTCGGATACACTAAAAGTAAGTACAGCATCACTTTTGGAATCAATAAATAACCGCCAGGAAGCGCGCAGAGGTATGAGGGGAGAATACTAATGTCTCAAAACAAATTGCCACATATTTTATTGGGGGCTAATTGGCATGAATCAAAAAATTTTACCAGCACCAAGCAAACAGGTCCCTCAAAAAATATTCCTCAGAGAGATAGGCAAAGCCATGCAACATACTTAAAAACCAGATTAGCGCAGTCATGGCTGGATGCTGATAGCGAATTCGTTGCTACTCATGCAGATAGACATGGTGTATATCTGGAATTTAAAGGCTCTCCTGGTTATGAACTCGTTACAAAAAGCCTTGAAGATATGCGTTCTAAAAAAATTCGTTTGTGTAACGTTAGAATTGAAAAGGAAGTTATTCGGAATACTATAACTAATCGAGATGAAGAACTTCCAGTTACATATGCTACAGTATTTGTATCAAATAATAAAAGACAGGCTTTCTTTGAAAAAATAGAAAAATATGCGAATGAAAACACTGACAAGGGCAATCCTAAGCATGCCGATTTAATAAATGGCATCGCTGACTTGCGCAAAGCATTACTTATTGAATCTTTTTGGCAGGACGATAGAAATCTTATTCCTCAAGACAATCCTGAGTGGTGTGAGGTTTGGCTATCCGGAGATGATGTTGAAATTATCAATCGTTTTGAAAACCTTTTAACTCAACAAAACATTAATGCCAAATCAGGAGTAATAAGATTTCCTGAGAGAACTGTAAAACTTGTTCATGTAACGCATATTCAATTAGAAATGTTATCGAAACTATCAGATGACATCGCTGAGTATAGAAAAGCAAAGAATACTGCCGCATTCTGGACAGAATTATCAAACCAGGACCAATCGGATTGGGTTAATGACTTGACCGAACGATTACAGATTGATAGTGAGTCACAAACTTCTATTTGCATTTTGGATACCGGGGTCAACAACGGACACCCGTTATTATCTCCTTTATTAATTGCTGAAGATTGTCAGTCGGTTGATCCTAGCTGGGGTACAAATGATCACGCTAATCATGGCACACGGATGGCGGGGTTAGCAGCATATGGTAGTCTTTCGGATTTGCTTGCTGGTACTGGTCAACATACTCAAAAGCATCAGTTGGAATCAGTAAAAATTCTACCACCAAATGGACAAAATGACATTGAATTGTGGGGAGATATAACTTCTCAAGGAATAAGCCGTGCAGAAATACAATCTCCCAACCAAAAAAGAGTATGTTGCATGGCAATCTCTTCAGAAGATACTCGAGACCGAGGTAGACCTTCTTCCTGGTCTGGGGCATTAGACCAGATTATTTCTGGGGCAGAAGACAATACTAAGCGACTAATAATTGTTAGTGCAGGTAATATTTCTGATTTTAATCAAATATCTAACTACCCAGATACACAGATAACAGATTCTATTCATGATCCTGCACAATCATGGAATGCACTAACGGTTGGAGCATATACTAAGTTGAACATTATCACAGACCCGACACTTAATGGATATAGACCTTTAGCGCTTCAAAATGAGCTTTCACCATTTTCTACAACATCATCAACTTGGGAGGATAAATGGCCGATTAAACCAGACATTGTTATGGAGGGTGGGAATGTAGCGGTTGATTCGTTAGGATTTCCTACTGAATGTGCTGACCTTGCTTTACTTACAACTAATTATAAACCGCATGATCGTTTGTTTGAGTATTTTAATATGACCAGTGCAGCAACAGCACAAGCCGCATGGCTCGCAGCTCAAATACAGGCACAATATCCAGAATGCTGGCCAGAAACAATTCGAGCACTGATGGTGCATTCAGCAGAATGGCCAGAGATATTAAAGCGTCAATTTGCTCAAAACGATTCAAAGACAGAATTAAAAAAGCTATTACGTATATGCGGATATGGGGTCCCCAATTTGGAACGTGCACTTTATAGCGCATCTAATTCACTTACACTTATTTCACAAGCGGAGATTCAACCTTTTGAACATCGTGATAACGCAAATAGAACAAAAGATATGCATCTTTACGAATTGCCGTGGCCACGTGATATTCTTTTGGGTCTGCCTGATAACACCCCAGTACAAATGCGGATAACGCTTTCTTATTTTATTGAACCTGGCCCAGGTGAGGTCGGGTGGAAAGACAGATATCGGTATGCATCCCATGCTTTAAGATTTGATATCAATTCGCCAGGTGAAATAAAAGAGCAATTTGTTCAACGGATCAATGCTGCGGCTCGAGAAGAGGACGAAGGACATCCTGGAACTAGTAGCGCCTCCAATCATTGGCTTCTTGGTTCACAAGCTCGTGACAAAGGATCTATACACTCGGATATATGGCAAGGAACAGCTCAGGAACTTGCGGCTTCAAATATTATAGCCGTTTCTCCTAGAATCGGCTGGTGGCGGGAGCGTAGTTACTTAGGGAAGTGTGAAAAGAGTACCAGATATGCGCTAGTTGTTTCTATTTCGACACCCGAACAGGAAGTGGATGTATATACACCTGTTGCGCAACAAATTGGCATTATTATACCCATTTCTGTTTAAGGAAATACATTAATGACCTTCAAAGAACAAAACACCATCGAAAACGCCATTCGCGCAACCCTTATAACCCTGCCTGCCCACAACTGGAAATACATTCCTGGCGAGAATCTGGTGCTCTATGGCAAACAGCCACAAGATGTGTTCGTTGATATTTGGCTCAAGGAAGCATTGTGCCGTTTGAACAAGCCACTTGCAGATAATCCTGATCTGGCTGATGAAGTTATACATCGTATGCGTGGTGTTCTGCTTGAGGCTAGTTATAGCGGGCTTATCAGGGCTAATGAGATTTTTCATGACTGGTTGCTCGGACGCACATCTATGCCGCTTGGCAAAGATGGTGAGCATATTACTATTAATCTCATCGATTTTGATGACCTGACAAACAATCAATATATTATCAGCCAACAAGTGCCATTTACCGGGACGCGAGATGCCTATTTTGATCTGGTGCTCTATGTTAACGGGCTGCCTCTGGTAGTGGGCGAAGTAAAAACACCTGTCCGGGATGCTATAAGCTGGCAGGACGGTGCAGCCGATTTCCTGGGAGGACAGAAACATTACTGGGAAAACCAGAAAGCCTTTTTTGTACCGAACCTGCTCTGCTTTGCTTCCGAAGGAAAAACATTTTATTATGGTTCTGTTAGTGCCCGTTACAAAGACTGGGCGCCTTGGCTTAGCACAGAAGATCGTGATGAAATAACACAAGATATGCGTACTGTACTCGGGAGCGCAGAGCGTCTCCTGAACCCGAAAACCCTACTGGAAATCCTTCAATCATTTATAGTCTATTCGACAGTTAAATCCGGGCAAGGCAAGCCAAGTTATAAGACCAAAATTTTACCAAGATATCCTCAGTATGAAGCTGCCAAAGCGATTGTTAACAGGGTTAAAACAGGTGATGCTAAGCAAGGGCTTATTTGGCACTTTCAAGGTTCAGGTAAATCACTACTGATGTTATTTGCTGCTCAAATGCTTAAAAGCTCGCCGGAACTTAAAAATCCTACTGTTATAGTGGTAGTCGATCGTGTAGATCTGGATACTCAGATCAATGGGGTATTTAGCAATGCTGCGGTTAAAAACGTTATGCCGGTAAACTCCTGCAAAGCACTTGCGCTTGAACTTAAACAGGATTCCAGACAAATCCTCATTACTACAATATTTAAGTTTGATGAAGTAGAAATTGATGAAAATAATACTGAAGGTCTGAATAATCGGAATAATATCATTGTGTTGGTAGATGAAGCTCATAGGACTCAGGAGGGAAATCTTGGAGATAAGATGCGCTGGGCTCTGCCAAATGCTTTTTTCTTTGGGCTGACCGGCACTCCGATTTCTGGACTGGAGCGCAACACGTTTAAACTATTTGGTGCTCCGGATGATCCGGGACGATATTTGAATCGTTATTCATATAAACAATCAATACGAGATGCAGCTACTTTGCCAGTCAAATTTGAGCCCAGGTTAGTAGAACTGCGGATCGACCGGGAAGCAATTGACCGGGAGTTTGAAGAGCTGGCAAAACAGAATAACCTTAGCGAAGAAGAAAAAGCTTATGTTTCTGCTAAAGCCGGGAAACTGGCACATTTACTCAAAGCCCCCAAGCGGATTACTGCTATCGCAGATGATATTTCTGCGCATTTCCGTTCACATGTAGAACCTAAGCATTTTAAAGGCATGGTTGTTGTGTATGATCGGGATGCAATAGTCCAAATGTATTACCTGCTAATCGACCGATTAGGTAAAGACGCTATTGAAGCAATTATGAACATTTCTCAAGGTACTCTTGAAGAAGAAAAAGATGAAAATGGAAAGCCCAGGAAAATTGCTCCTGATTGGCTCAAATGGAAAACCCTTGGTCTACCCATAGAAAAAGAAGACTTTAAACGCTGGCAAAGCATAGATGCCAGTCCGCAGGTACAGGAAGCGCTGCTGGATCGATATAGAGATTCATCTGATCCACTTAAAGTTATTATTGTGACAGCCAAATTGCTCACAGGGTTTGATGCACCGATTTGCTACACAATGTATATGGATAAACCATTACGGGACCATACCCTGTTACAAGCTATGTGCCGGACAAATAGGTTGTACTCTGACACCAAAAAGCATGGGCTGATAATCGACTATTTAGGCGTTTTCGAAAACGTAGCGAAAGCGCTTGATTATGATCCCAAAGAAATTGAAGGTGTTGTTGAAAGTATAGAAGCATTTAAAAATCTTTTTCCTCAAGCAATGGATAAATGTTTGAAATATTTTCATGGAATAGACCGAACTATTGAAGGTTACGAAGGGTTGATTGCCGCGCAAGACTGTCTGGTTGGGAATGACAGGAAAGATAATTTTGCTGCCCAATTCAATGTGTTAAAGCGGTTTTGGGAGGCAATTACACCAGACCCATGTCTTAATTCACACAGACGTGATTATAAATGGCTGGCACAAGTATATGAATCAATAAAACCAGTCGGAGGAATAGGTTCGTTGCTCTGGGAATCAATAGGACCGGAAACGATAAAGATCATCCACGAGAACACTGATATTGCCAGAATTCGTGACGATATTGATGAATTAATTATGGACGCAGAATCTATCTTTGAGCTTACGGAAGAAGAACGAAAAAAGAAAGCAAAGAAGCTGACTATATCTTTGATGGCAAAAGCCCGGTCAAAAAGCGATCCGCGATTTGAGGAACTTGGAAAACGGCTTGAACGCCTAAAAGAACAGTATGAAGCCGGAGTTTTAAGTAGCATCGATTGGTTAAAAGACCTGCTGGATGCTGCCAGAGAAATGGTTCGACTGGAAAACGAAACAAATGAGGAAGTTATACCTGATGACAAACAAGCTTTGACTGAAATTTTCCTGGAAGTTAAAAGTGATACAACCCCTCAAATTATCGCTAATCTTGTTGAAGATATAGACAAAATCGTTAAAGCCAGAAGGTTTCAGGGCTGGCAAAATACTCATGGTGGCCAAAAACTTATTCAAAAAGTACTCAGAGAGACTCTTTTTAAATATAAGTTGCATAGAGAACAGGAACTATTTGATAAGGCATATGGATATATACGAGAACATTATTAGTAAGCTGGTAATACGCGTATGACTTAAAGTATGCCAGGTATAATTTCTCCGGTGAAAAGTAGCCGAGGGTATGTAATCCATTCCGTCCCGCGGTAAATGGGTTAAATTGTGAGATTGTTTCGTGTAGTTCATACTATTGACGACTTCTTCGAATAAGAATAATCTCCTTTCAAAAAAGGAGGTAGCACATGGAAGAAAAAAATGAAAAAGAATTGATCATTATACGTATGTTTGATGCTCCGAGCGAGCTTGTCTTCAAGTCCTGGACCGAGCCGCAGCAGGTGAAGCGCTGGTGGGGACCGAGAGGCTACTCGATGCCTTACTGTACTATTGATCTGCGCCTGGATGGTGTTTTTCATTACTGTATGCGTTCGCCTGAAGGAACAGACTTTTGGGGCAAAAGCATCTATCGCGAAATCGATTCGCCGGAACGGCTTGTCTTTACTGATTCCTTTTCGGACGAGTCAGGCAATATAGTCTCGCCTGCGCAGTACGGACTTGGAGAAGATTGGCCGATGGAAACGC includes:
- a CDS encoding ATPase: MATAEQIKSLIRSHFASQPERFYTIAFQVAAHEAKQGHIALAHDIREIIDAERKKNGAKVLSFPQDLLGLVLTEQPEVSKVSLVVPEQLQNRINQIIHEYRQQSKLKSHGLKHRRKILLIGPPGTGKTMTAKVLAKELHLALHTIQVDRVVTKFMGESSAKLRQIFDLMQQEHGVYLFDEFDAIGGERSNENDVGEMRRVLNAFLQFIEQDTSDSLIVAATNNPKLLDQALFRRFDDVLYYTAPDSSERKRLIENILGTFKENKLSWKTIVSKSEGLSHAEVDLACQDAIKKAILSDTLKVSTASLLESINNRQEARRGMRGEY
- a CDS encoding peptidase S8 — encoded protein: MSQNKLPHILLGANWHESKNFTSTKQTGPSKNIPQRDRQSHATYLKTRLAQSWLDADSEFVATHADRHGVYLEFKGSPGYELVTKSLEDMRSKKIRLCNVRIEKEVIRNTITNRDEELPVTYATVFVSNNKRQAFFEKIEKYANENTDKGNPKHADLINGIADLRKALLIESFWQDDRNLIPQDNPEWCEVWLSGDDVEIINRFENLLTQQNINAKSGVIRFPERTVKLVHVTHIQLEMLSKLSDDIAEYRKAKNTAAFWTELSNQDQSDWVNDLTERLQIDSESQTSICILDTGVNNGHPLLSPLLIAEDCQSVDPSWGTNDHANHGTRMAGLAAYGSLSDLLAGTGQHTQKHQLESVKILPPNGQNDIELWGDITSQGISRAEIQSPNQKRVCCMAISSEDTRDRGRPSSWSGALDQIISGAEDNTKRLIIVSAGNISDFNQISNYPDTQITDSIHDPAQSWNALTVGAYTKLNIITDPTLNGYRPLALQNELSPFSTTSSTWEDKWPIKPDIVMEGGNVAVDSLGFPTECADLALLTTNYKPHDRLFEYFNMTSAATAQAAWLAAQIQAQYPECWPETIRALMVHSAEWPEILKRQFAQNDSKTELKKLLRICGYGVPNLERALYSASNSLTLISQAEIQPFEHRDNANRTKDMHLYELPWPRDILLGLPDNTPVQMRITLSYFIEPGPGEVGWKDRYRYASHALRFDINSPGEIKEQFVQRINAAAREEDEGHPGTSSASNHWLLGSQARDKGSIHSDIWQGTAQELAASNIIAVSPRIGWWRERSYLGKCEKSTRYALVVSISTPEQEVDVYTPVAQQIGIIIPISV
- a CDS encoding DEAD/DEAH box helicase, translating into MTFKEQNTIENAIRATLITLPAHNWKYIPGENLVLYGKQPQDVFVDIWLKEALCRLNKPLADNPDLADEVIHRMRGVLLEASYSGLIRANEIFHDWLLGRTSMPLGKDGEHITINLIDFDDLTNNQYIISQQVPFTGTRDAYFDLVLYVNGLPLVVGEVKTPVRDAISWQDGAADFLGGQKHYWENQKAFFVPNLLCFASEGKTFYYGSVSARYKDWAPWLSTEDRDEITQDMRTVLGSAERLLNPKTLLEILQSFIVYSTVKSGQGKPSYKTKILPRYPQYEAAKAIVNRVKTGDAKQGLIWHFQGSGKSLLMLFAAQMLKSSPELKNPTVIVVVDRVDLDTQINGVFSNAAVKNVMPVNSCKALALELKQDSRQILITTIFKFDEVEIDENNTEGLNNRNNIIVLVDEAHRTQEGNLGDKMRWALPNAFFFGLTGTPISGLERNTFKLFGAPDDPGRYLNRYSYKQSIRDAATLPVKFEPRLVELRIDREAIDREFEELAKQNNLSEEEKAYVSAKAGKLAHLLKAPKRITAIADDISAHFRSHVEPKHFKGMVVVYDRDAIVQMYYLLIDRLGKDAIEAIMNISQGTLEEEKDENGKPRKIAPDWLKWKTLGLPIEKEDFKRWQSIDASPQVQEALLDRYRDSSDPLKVIIVTAKLLTGFDAPICYTMYMDKPLRDHTLLQAMCRTNRLYSDTKKHGLIIDYLGVFENVAKALDYDPKEIEGVVESIEAFKNLFPQAMDKCLKYFHGIDRTIEGYEGLIAAQDCLVGNDRKDNFAAQFNVLKRFWEAITPDPCLNSHRRDYKWLAQVYESIKPVGGIGSLLWESIGPETIKIIHENTDIARIRDDIDELIMDAESIFELTEEERKKKAKKLTISLMAKARSKSDPRFEELGKRLERLKEQYEAGVLSSIDWLKDLLDAAREMVRLENETNEEVIPDDKQALTEIFLEVKSDTTPQIIANLVEDIDKIVKARRFQGWQNTHGGQKLIQKVLRETLFKYKLHREQELFDKAYGYIREHY